From the Lactuca sativa cultivar Salinas chromosome 9, Lsat_Salinas_v11, whole genome shotgun sequence genome, the window CACTAACTTCATTGAGATCCACAAGATAATTTGACTGAAATTTCATCACTCTACTTCGACTTTCGTTGTGTATTGGTACTtagagggtgtttggcttagctttttaaactccaaaagttctttttggaaaagttacaaaaagtcaagatttcctgacttttccaaaaagttcttTTTGATTATGTAAAAACATCGAAAGAAGTcattttgccaaacatcttttgtttttttttctttttcaaaaagtaCTTTTGGCTTTGAAAAGCCAAGGCAAACACCCCCTTAATTGTTCCTTTTCTGATAATGAAATATAGTGTTTGTTGCTGGAGGTGGATGATTGCAGTGGAAGGTTGACGGTGGTGGCTAAAGTAGATGGTGTTTGGTCGGAGAAGATTGCCTATATATAACTTAATGGTAAATTATGTAAACAAATTttaacaataaatcatatgaaaaataCACTAACGAGTTACGGGTAATACTAAATCGTAATTAGAGTTTAAGAACAATTCATATTAGTTTGAAATGACGTGGACGGAACTCGCCTCCCAAAATCTTCTCTTCCcttaaaccctagcaatcaaATTAATACTTCACTTCACCACAACAAAAACCCACAAATGATCTGCCCCAAAACTTTCCGTTTGCATCAAATTCGCAcactcttaaaccctaatttacaCACTGAAACCCACTTGATTCCTTTCATCAATACCAAATCATCGTCACCCAGTTCTATTTTTAGCCGGAGCGTATCGCTTTCTTCTCAATTCCAACACAAATTCGCTACGCAAGAAGCAAATGGGAAGTCAAAGAAACCGTTGGAAATCCTTTTCGCAGAAGAAGTTGGGTTATCTAAAGCAGACACTAAAAACAGTGAAGATGAAAAGGGAAAACTCAAGAAAAGTTTGAGAAAATTGGAGGTGGAATTGGGAAGATATAAAAAAGATTCaacgaaagaaacaaagtgtttATCAAGTATATTTTCGAAGCCACTGGACACCCTTTTCACAGAAGCAGTCGGATTATCAAAAACGGGTGAACAAGACCACATTGATGATCAAGAATCAAAAAAGGGTGTGCAGATATTATCGAGTTTGTTTATGAGTACTGATCAAAGAGGGAAATCAAAAACAGAGTCGAAGAAAGTAGAGAAATCAATGGAATTTAAGAAGCTATCACCAGATATGGCTATGTTCGCTAATTTTTTGCATTCAAAAGGGTACTTATCGAATGCAAACTTTCT encodes:
- the LOC111898962 gene encoding uncharacterized protein LOC111898962; the protein is MICPKTFRLHQIRTLLNPNLHTETHLIPFINTKSSSPSSIFSRSVSLSSQFQHKFATQEANGKSKKPLEILFAEEVGLSKADTKNSEDEKGKLKKSLRKLEVELGRYKKDSTKETKCLSSIFSKPLDTLFTEAVGLSKTGEQDHIDDQESKKGVQILSSLFMSTDQRGKSKTESKKVEKSMEFKKLSPDMAMFANFLHSKGYLSNANFLLNNKFDVSCFENNYGRDFLKFAAEKFAKDHRDIYRWLSNGDLKKVAQFGCPSLGRKNVFSSKAMRHSFGIQEEPVCSKCALKDSCKFVNQSVWKKGAKNVDLTVVMRVIILYALEAVPNELKVPDDIKNTVNRLLKEVVRLSEIES